From Deltaproteobacteria bacterium:
TGGCCCTGGCCATTATCCAGCTCTCTTTTAATCTCTTGAAATATTTTTTTCAATATCTCGTCATCCACAAGAAATATACTTTTTTGAAGCTTAACCGGGCCAATTGCAGGCGCTCAATGTTAAAACAGATTTACCATTACAGCATCTACAGTTTCATTATTTCCATCGCGTTGAAACTGCTTTTTTACACGGACTCCGTGGTTATCGGATCTTTGCTGACCGTAAGCAAAATTACATTCTATGCAATTCCGGCCACCTTGATGCAATATATGGAAAAATTTATTTACGCGGCAATCTCGGTGCTAACACCAGTAATCAGCTCTTACGATGCAGTGGGTGAAGGAACGAAAAATAGGAATATATATATCCTTGGTTCGCGATATGCGCTCACGCTAAGCATACCTGTACTTTTCGTGCTCTATACGAACGGCACATCATTCATATCGCTTTGGATGGGGCCAGAATATGGTCAAAAATGTTCAACTGTTTTAAAAATTTTGATCATAGGATATATTTTTGCTTTTCCCCAGATGATCGCAAACGGGATACTCAAGGGAACAAGCAGACATAAGGTATTCGCGTACATACTTATCGTAGAAGCAATTGCAAACCTTGCAATCAGCATAATACTGGTTCGGGCCTATGATATTGAAGGCGTGGCTTTCGGCACAACATTACCGTTGATTATCACAAACTTCATATTGGTCCCCCTGTATACCTGCAAAACATTGGGCCTACGTTATGGCACCTATCTCTGGAGGAGCTATGCAACCCCATCAGTCTTGCTCGTTCTGCTTGGCAGCCTCTATTACGTAAGGCCCATAGAAACATCGAGTTACACAGAACTGATTGTTTATTCCGCCTGCATTACTTTCGTTGTAGCGGTTTTCTCGCTTACCTATATTTTCGACAAAGCACACAGAAATTGGCTCTTAGGAAACCTGAAGAAGTTTCTGCTCAGCCCTTGGGCCTAATTTCAGAAGCCGACCCGGAGTTTAACATTCAATGAAAGAACCTATATTTATCATAGGATGTCCACGATCGGGCACAACCTTGCTTGCAAGAATGTTGGAGCCTACATCATACGGAAAACCGGTAGAATCACACTTCATCACGAAATACTACAAGCAACTGAGTCAATATGGGGATCTTTCTCAATGGAAGAACTTTAATGCGCTTTTGACAAGCATCTTGAGGGAAAGGCCGGTTCAACAATGGAACTTAAATATTGATCTTGAAAAATTCTATCGTGGAATGGAAGAGTTTCACTATTCAGAGATTGTCAATAAATTATGTCTTCTGCGCGCTAAAACACGAGGACGGGCAGCATGGGGAGATAAGACCCCCAATTACCTGTTCGACCTAGACATTCTGGATCAACTTTTCCCAGACGCAAAATACATCTATATCGTCAGAGATGGAAGAGATGTTGCACTGTCCATATTGCAAAAGCCGTGGGGACCGAACAATATCTACTGTTGTGCTGAATACTGGGAAAAGTGCAATAATAAACACAAGACAGTCCTTGATAAGTTGACGAAAAATCGCCAGCTTTATCCCGTCAAATATGAGAACCTGATTCACGATCCAAATAAGATTATTGCTTCAATCTATGATTTTCTTTGCGAACCATACGACTCGGGCAAAATTACTCCCCTGATTGCACATGTAAACAAGGAGAATTGCAACAGATGGAAAACAATCATGACACCGCACCAAGTCCGAATTTTTGAATCGATCGCGGAAAAGACCCTCAATCGATTTGGTTACGAAACAACTTATCACAAATCGAAAGGTATTATACCTCTTGCCTTCTTTTACCACCTTCATAACCAAATCCACCGAAAGTGGTATCTGTTCAAATTAAACACGATTGATACAATTAAGATAAAACTTGGGCTCAAAGAACCTTTTACAGAATAACATAAGCGGGCGACTGACCGATGACAGAAACAGACCTTTCAATTATTATTCCAGCCAAAAACGAAAGCAGCGAGTTAGGAGAAGCGTTAGACAGTATTGCACATCATATGGCAAATCATGTCCACCATGAAGTCATAGTTGTAGACAATGGTTCCACAGATGATACAGTTGCTATAGCAAAAAGCAAAGGTGCAAAAGTAATATCAAGAGAAAAATCAACTATAGCAGGTCTTAGGAATGCCGGAGTAGAAATATCCCACGGGAACATTATCCTCTTTATGGATGCAGATGTCCGGCTTACAAAAAAGTGGGGAGAAACAATCTCGGATGTACTGAAATTTCTGCATGAAAACCCACGTGTCATTACCGGAAGTCGGTGCCTCGTACCGGAAGACGATAACCTGTTTCTGAAATACTGGTTCTCACGAATGACTCAAAAGAACTCCACATACATTAATTCGGGGCACATGATAACAACAAGGAAATTATTTGATCTGGTCGGCGGTTTTACGGAAAACATGATTACCGGAGAAGACTATAACTTCGGCCAGAAGGCTCTCTTACAAGGAGGGATCATCATTGAAAACAATGGGTTGCAAACCATCCACACAGGATACCCCAAAACTTGTTCGGCATTCATCAATCGGGAACGATGGCATGGTACAGAAGACTTCAGAACGTGGAAGAATATATGTGCATCTAGAGAAGCCACTATCGTTTTAGTACACATCATCCTTGTCGTTCTCTCTATTCTGATTTTCTCGGTCAGAAGTCCCTGGTCCGGAATAATCTTTTATTTCCTTACAATGCCTCTCTTTTTAAGTACCCTAACAATAGCCAAATTCGGCAAGCCGTTGAGGCCATCTTATCTGATATTGACGAGTTTCATATTCTATCTATACATAATAGGCCGTTCGCTTTCTCTTTTTGACAGGATACGCAGTCGTCCCTAAAAAAGTCGTAACATATTGAATTATATGCTTTATTTATGCCTTTTATTGTGTCATAATTACTGGAAATTGCTTATGAACCCCTAAAAACATGGTGATTTATGCAACCGAAAAAGATGCCTGAAAGCGGCCAGGGAGATCTTTTCCGAGCCCGTCTCGACCAGATCCTGAATCCGAAACATCCCCTCTTCATCCTGGCCAACCAGATCGACTGGAAGAGTTTTGAAGAGGACTTCGGAGCCTTCTTCGTGGAGAAGCAAGGCCGACCCGGTCTTCCCGTCCGTCTCGTCGTGGGACTGCACTACCTGAAATACACTTTTGATGAAAGTGACGAGTCGGTGGTGGAACGCTTTCTGGAAAACCCCTATTGGCAATACTTCTGCGGATTCGACTTCTTTCAGCATGAGTTTCCTCTGGATCCTTCATCCCTCGTCCGCTGGCGGAAACGGATCGGGCCGAAGGGAGCGGAGAAACTCTTGTTGGAAACGGTGAAGACGGCCAAGCAAAACAAACTCCTCAAGAAGAACCATGTAAATCGTGTTAATGTCTATACCACCGTCCAGGAAAAGGCGATTGCCTTCCCCACCGATTCCCGGCTTTATCACAAGATGCGCAAGGACCTGGTTGAAGCTGCCAAAGAGCGTGAGATCAAATTACGCCAGAGCTACACCCGCAAAAGCAAAACCGCTATTTTGAAACAAGGTCGTTACCGCCATGCCCGCCAGATGAAAAGAGCGAAAAAGGAAACCAAAAAACTTCAGATCTATCTCGGTCGCGTCATTCGTGATATTCAACGGAAATCCCCTCATCCGGATGTTTCCCTGAAAGAGAAACTCGATCTTGCCCAAAGGATCCTTCAACAAAAACAGAAAGACAAGAACAAGATTTACAGCGTTCACGCCCCGGAAGTGGAATGCATCTCCAAAGGCAAGGCCCATAAAAAATATGAATTCGGCTGCAAGGTCTCCGTGGTTACCACTTCTAAAGACAACTGGATCGTGGGCATTGATGCAATTCACAGCAACCCCTATGACGGCCATACCTTGAAACAAACGCTGAAACAGGCGACGCGGATCACCGGTTGGAGGCCGAAGATGGCCTACTGTGACCGGGGATACCGAGGGGTCTCCAAGAGTGTCCCAGATGTCGAGGTCCACCTTCCCAAACCAAAAAGAAAAGGGCTGAACCGTACCGTCTTGAAGTGGCTGAAAAGAAGGTCTGCGATTGAACCGGTCATCGGGCATCTCAAATCGGACAACCGGATGGAACACAACCACCTGCAGGGCAAAGAGGGCGACCGGATCAACGCAATGTTCTCCGGATGCGGCTTTAATATGAGAAAGCTCCTCCGGGCTTTCTTATGCTCGATTTTCAAAGTGTTTTTATCGCTTCAACAAACGGGATCGGATCGAATTGACCAA
This genomic window contains:
- a CDS encoding oligosaccharide flippase family protein; protein product: ALAIIQLSFNLLKYFFQYLVIHKKYTFLKLNRANCRRSMLKQIYHYSIYSFIISIALKLLFYTDSVVIGSLLTVSKITFYAIPATLMQYMEKFIYAAISVLTPVISSYDAVGEGTKNRNIYILGSRYALTLSIPVLFVLYTNGTSFISLWMGPEYGQKCSTVLKILIIGYIFAFPQMIANGILKGTSRHKVFAYILIVEAIANLAISIILVRAYDIEGVAFGTTLPLIITNFILVPLYTCKTLGLRYGTYLWRSYATPSVLLVLLGSLYYVRPIETSSYTELIVYSACITFVVAVFSLTYIFDKAHRNWLLGNLKKFLLSPWA
- a CDS encoding IS5 family transposase — encoded protein: MQPKKMPESGQGDLFRARLDQILNPKHPLFILANQIDWKSFEEDFGAFFVEKQGRPGLPVRLVVGLHYLKYTFDESDESVVERFLENPYWQYFCGFDFFQHEFPLDPSSLVRWRKRIGPKGAEKLLLETVKTAKQNKLLKKNHVNRVNVYTTVQEKAIAFPTDSRLYHKMRKDLVEAAKEREIKLRQSYTRKSKTAILKQGRYRHARQMKRAKKETKKLQIYLGRVIRDIQRKSPHPDVSLKEKLDLAQRILQQKQKDKNKIYSVHAPEVECISKGKAHKKYEFGCKVSVVTTSKDNWIVGIDAIHSNPYDGHTLKQTLKQATRITGWRPKMAYCDRGYRGVSKSVPDVEVHLPKPKRKGLNRTVLKWLKRRSAIEPVIGHLKSDNRMEHNHLQGKEGDRINAMFSGCGFNMRKLLRAFLCSIFKVFLSLQQTGSDRIDQDNPISMTA
- a CDS encoding glycosyltransferase encodes the protein MTETDLSIIIPAKNESSELGEALDSIAHHMANHVHHEVIVVDNGSTDDTVAIAKSKGAKVISREKSTIAGLRNAGVEISHGNIILFMDADVRLTKKWGETISDVLKFLHENPRVITGSRCLVPEDDNLFLKYWFSRMTQKNSTYINSGHMITTRKLFDLVGGFTENMITGEDYNFGQKALLQGGIIIENNGLQTIHTGYPKTCSAFINRERWHGTEDFRTWKNICASREATIVLVHIILVVLSILIFSVRSPWSGIIFYFLTMPLFLSTLTIAKFGKPLRPSYLILTSFIFYLYIIGRSLSLFDRIRSRP
- a CDS encoding sulfotransferase; the protein is MKEPIFIIGCPRSGTTLLARMLEPTSYGKPVESHFITKYYKQLSQYGDLSQWKNFNALLTSILRERPVQQWNLNIDLEKFYRGMEEFHYSEIVNKLCLLRAKTRGRAAWGDKTPNYLFDLDILDQLFPDAKYIYIVRDGRDVALSILQKPWGPNNIYCCAEYWEKCNNKHKTVLDKLTKNRQLYPVKYENLIHDPNKIIASIYDFLCEPYDSGKITPLIAHVNKENCNRWKTIMTPHQVRIFESIAEKTLNRFGYETTYHKSKGIIPLAFFYHLHNQIHRKWYLFKLNTIDTIKIKLGLKEPFTE